From the genome of Aspergillus fumigatus Af293 chromosome 1, whole genome shotgun sequence, one region includes:
- the abcC gene encoding pleiotropic drug resistance family ABC transporter, which translates to MSLLGTINPNINPERTVAGRGTQEEEGEIARVEHNHHNNAASVSTDETVLERSKEIGDEDVAVEEVTRLARQLTRQSTRFSTSGNVENPFLETKEDSTLNPLSPNFKAKNWMKNLLALSSRDPERYPKRVAGVAFKNLSVHGYGSPTDYQKDVFNSVLEVGTLVRRIMGTGKQKIQILRDFDGLVKSGEMLVVLGRPGSGCSTFLKTISGEMNGIYMDEKSYLNYQGISSKQMRKQFRGEAIYTAETDVHFPQLTVGDTLKFAALARAPRNRLPGVSREQYAVHMRDVVMAMLGLTHTMNTRVGNDFVRGVSGGERKRVSIAEATLSGSPLQCWDNSTRGLDSANALEFCKTLNLMTKYAGATVAVAIYQASQSAYDVFDKVTVLYEGRQIYFGRTDEAKEFFTNMGFECPERQTTADFLTSLTSPAERVVKPGFEGKVPQTPDEFVRAWKSSEAYAKLMREIEEYDREFPIGGESLNQFIESRRAMQAKNQRVKSPYTISVWQQIELCMIRGFQRLKGDSSLTMSQLIGNFIMALVIGSVFYNLPDDTSSFYARGALLFFAVLLNAFSSALEILTLYAQRPIVEKQARYAMYHPFAEAIASMLCDMPYKITNAIIFNLTLYFMTNLRREPGAFFVFLLFSFVTTLTMSMLFRTMAASSRTLSQALVPAAILILGLVIYTGFTIPTRNMLGWSRWMNYIDPIAYGFESLMVNEFHNRQFLCPDSAFVPSSGAYDSQPLAYRVCSTVGSVSGSRYVQGDDYLNQSFQYYKSHQWRNLGIMFGFMFFFMFTYLTATEYISESKSKGEVLLFRRGHAQPTGSHDVEKSPEVSSAAKTDEASSKEATGAIQRQEAIFQWKDVCYDIKIKGEPRRILDHVDGWVKPGTCTALMGVSGAGKTTLLDVLATRVTMGVVSGEMLVDGRPRDQSFQRKTGYVQQQDLHLHTTTVREALRFSALLRQPAHVPRQEKIDYVEEVIKLLGMESYADAVVGVPGEGLNVEQRKRLTIGVELAAKPQLLLFLDEPTSGLDSQTSWSILDLIDTLTKHGQAILCTIHQPSAMLFQRFDRLLFLAKGGKTVYFGEIGEKSSTLASYFERNGAPKLPPDANPAEWMLEVIGAAPGSHSDIDWPAVWRDSPERRAVHEHLDELKRTLSQKPIDPSKADPGSYDEFAAPFTIQLWECLLRVFSQYWRTPVYIYSKTALCVLTALYIGFSFFNAQNSAQGLQNQMFSIFMLMTIFGNLVQQIMPNFCTQRSLYEVRERPSKTYSWKAFMAANIIVELPWNTLMAFLIFVCWYYPIGLYRNAEPTDSVHERGALMFLLIWSFLLFTSTFAHMMIAGIELAETGGNLANLLFSLCLIFCGVLAPPQSLPGFWIFMYRVSPFTYLVSAMLSTGVSGTNAVCEPVEFLHFDPPSNMTCKDYMADYISTRGGYLENPSATSDCTFCTISSTDTFLSAVSSHYSDAWRNFGIMWAYIIFNIFAAVFIYWLARVPKGKRTKGST; encoded by the exons ATGTCTCTTCTAGGGACGATAAATCCTAACATCAACCCAGAGCGAACAGTAGCAGGTCGGGGAActcaggaggaggaaggagaaatcGCCAGGGTCGAACACAATCACCATAACAATGCCGCCAGCGTCAGCACGGACGAAACCGTTTTGGAACGGTCAAAGGAAatcggcgatgaggatgtcGCAGTGGAAGAAGTGACCCGCCTGGCACGCCAATTGACCCGTCAATCAACTAGATTTTCAACCAGTGGTAATGTCGAGAATCCATTTCTCGAAACCAAGGAGGATTCGACGCTGAATCCTCTCAGCCCCAATTTCAAAGCTAAGAACTGGATGAAGAATCTGCTCGCCCTTTCATCCCGGGATCCTGAACGGTATCCCAAGCGTGTGGCGGGTGTTGCTTTCAAAAATCTCAGTGTCCATGGATATGGTAGCCCGACCGATTATCAGAAGGATGTGTTCAACTCggtcttggaagttggtacTCTTGTCCGCCGGATCATGGGTACTGGCAAGCAGAAGATCCAAATCCTGCGGGATTTCGATGGCCTTGTCAAGAGCGGCGAAATGCTGGTCGTTCTGGGCCGTCCTGGAAGCGGGTGCTCGACTTTCCTCAAGACCATCTCCGGCGAAATGAACGGTATCTACATGGATGAGAAGTCGTACTTGAACTATCAGGGTATCTCGTCCAAGCAGATGCGCAAGCAGTTCCGCGGCGAGGCTATCTACACTGCTGAAACGGATGTGCATTTCCCGCAATTGACAGTGGGTGACACTCTTAAATTCGCTGCGCTTGCTCGTGCTCCTCGGAATCGTCTGCCCGGTGTCTCCAGAGAACAGTATGCCGTGCACATGCGCGATGTGGTGATGGCCATGCTTGGCCTCACACACACCATGAACACCAGAGTCGGCAACGATTTCGTCCGCGGTGTCAGTGGTGGTGAGCGTAAGCGTGTCAGTATCGCTGAGGCCACGCTCAGTGGCAGCCCTCTGCAGTGCTGGGACAACAGCACCCGTGGTCTGGACAGCGCGAACGCGCTCGAATTCTGCAAGACTCTGAACCTGATGACCAAGTACGCCGGCGCTACCGTTGCCGTGGCTATTTACCAAGCCTCCCAGAGTGCGTACGAT GTATTCGACAAAGTGACTGTTCTGTACGAAGGAAGACAGATCTACTTTGGACGCACCGACGAAGCCAAGGAATTCTTTACCAACATGGGATTTGAATGTCCGGAACGTCAGACAACCGCTGATTTCTTGACTTCTCTCACCAGTCCTGCCGAGCGTGTGGTGAAGCCCGGGTTTGAGGGCAAGGTCCCGCAGACCCCTGACGAATTTGTGCGAGCTTGGAAGAGCAGCGAAGCCTACGCCAAGTTGATGAGAGAAATCGAAGAGTACGATCGGGAGTTCCCAATTGGTGGCGAGTCGCTCAACCAGTTTATCGAGTCTCGCAGAGCCATGCAGGCGAAGAACCA GCGAGTCAAATCCCCCTACACCATTTCCGTATGGCAGCAGATCGAGCTGTGCATGATCCGGGGCTTCCAACGTCTCAAGGGCGATTCCAGTTTGACCATGTCCCAGTTGATTGGTAACTTTATTATGGCCTTGGTTATCGGAAGTGTTTTCTACAACCTGCCGGACGACACAAGCAGTTTCTACGCTCGTGgtgctttgcttttctttgccgTGCTGCTCAACGCCTTTTCCAGTGCCCTCGAG ATTTTGACACTCTATGCTCAACGTCCCATCGTTGAGAAGCAAGCTCGCTACGCAATGTATCACCCCTTCGCTGAAGCTATAGCCTCGATGCTCTGTGACATGCCTTATAAGATcaccaacgccatcatcttcaatcttACACTCTACTTCATGACGAATCTTCGCCGCGAACCGGGCGCcttttttgtcttcttgctcttctctttcgTCACCACATTAACCATGTCCATGCTTTTCCGTACGATGGCCGCTTCGTCCCGGACCCTGTCCCAGGCCCTGGTGCCCGCCGCTATCCTCATTTTGGGTCTTGTGATCTATACCGGCTTCACGATTCCGACCCGCAATATGCTAGGCTGGTCGCGTTGGATGAACTATATCGATCCCATCGCATACGGATTTGAGAGTTTGATGGTTAACGAATTCCACAACCGGCAGTTCTTGTGTCCAGACTCTGCATTTGTCCCCTCGAGCGGTGCATACGACAGCCAGCCCTTGGCTTATCGGGTCTGCTCGACAGTGGGCTCAGTTTCTGGCTCTCGTTACGTCCAAGGCGACGACTACCTCAACCAGAGCTTCCAGTACTATAAGAGCCACCAGTGGAGGAACCTGGGTATCATGTTTGGTTtcatgttcttcttcatgttCACCTACTTGACTGCCACCGAGTACATCTCGGAATCGAAGTCTAAGGGTGAAGTGCTACTGTTCCGACGAGGCCACGCACAGCCCACCGGCTCCCATGACGTTGAGAAGAGCCCTGAGGTGTCTTCCGCTGCGAAGACGGACGAGGCCAGTAGTAAAGAGGCTACCGGAGCTATACAGAGACAAGAGGCAATCTTTCAATGGAAGGATGTGTGCTACGATATCAAGATCAAGGGTGAACCACGGCGTATTCTTGATCACGTCGACGGCTGGGTCAAGCCTGGTACTTGTACTGCTCTCATG GGTGTCTCCGGTGCTGGTAAGACGACACTTCTGGATGTGCTCGCGACCCGTGTGACCATGGGTGTCGTCAGTGGTGAAATGTTGGTTGATGGTCGCCCACGGGATCAGTCTTTCCAGCGCAAGACGGGCTATGTCCAGCAACAggatcttcatctccataCCACGACTGTCAGAGAAGCGCTACGCTTCAGTGCTTTACTCCGCCAGCCTGCTCATGTTCCCCGCCAGGAGAAGATTGACTATGTTGAAGAGGTTATCAAGCTGCTTGGCATGGAATCCTACGCCGATGCAGTCGTTGGTGTTCCTGGAGAAG GTCTCAATGTCGAACAACGGAAGCGTCTTACAATTGGAGTGGAACTAGCAGCGAAGCCTCAActcctcctgttcctggaTGAGCCTACGTCTGGCCTCGACAGTCAAACTTCCTGGTCCATTCTCGATCTGATCGACACTCTTACCAAGCACGGCCAAGCGATTCTGTGTACGATTCACCAGCCATCGGCAATGCTGTTCCAACGATTCGACCGCCTGCTATTTCTTGCCAAAGGAGGCAAGACTGTCTACTTTGGGGAAATCGGGGAGAAGTCGTCTACTCTTGCTAGCTACTTCGAGAGAAATGGCGCTCCTAAGCTTCCTCCCGACGCAAACCCCGCCGAATGGATGCTCGAGGTGATCGGTGCCGCTCCTGGTTCGCATAGCGACATCGACTGGCCTGCTGTCTGGCGGGACAGCCCCGAACGCAGAGCGGTGCATGAGCACCTTGATGAATTGAAAAGGACCCTTTCGCAGAAGCCCATTGACCCGTCAAAGGCCGATCCCGGCAGTTACGACGAGTTCGCTGCCCCCTTCACCATTCAGTTGTGGGAATGTCTGCTTCGTGTCTTCTCGCAATACTGGCGGACCCCGGTGTACATCTACTCCAAGACCGCACTCTGCGTTCTCACCGCTCTATACATCggattctccttcttcaacgcTCAGAACAGTGCCCAGGGTCTCCAAAACCAGATGTTCAGTATTTTCATGCTGATGACTATCTTCGGTAACCTGGTCCAACAGATCATGCCCAATTTCTGCACTCAACGGTCTTTGTATGAAGTCCGCGAAAGGCCTTCCAAGACCTACTCTTGGAAGGCATTCATGGCAGCCAATATCATTGTTGAGCTTCCCTGGAATACACTTATGGCTTTCCTGATCTTCGTCTGCTGGTACTACCCGATTGGGCTGTACCGGAACGCCGAACCGACCGACTCCGTCCACGAACGCGGAGCACTCATGTTCCTCCTTATCTGGtcattccttctcttcacctcCACCTTTGCGCACATGATGATCGCCGGTATCGAACTCGCCGAGACCGGAGGTAACCTTGCCAACCTCCTTTTCTCCCtctgcttgatcttctgtGGTGTCCTTGCCCCACCTCAGTCCCTCCCCGGCTTCTGGATTTTCATGTACCGCGTCTCGCCGTTCACATACCTTGTATCAGCCATGCTGTCGACCGGCGTATCAGGCACAAACGCCGTCTGCGAGCCTGTCGAGTTCCTGCACTTCGACCCCCCAAGCAACATGACCTGCAAGGATTACATGGCCGACTACATCTCCACAAGGGGCGGCTATCTGGAGAACCCATCCGCAACCAGCGACTGCACCTTCTGCACCATCTCCAGCACGGATACCTTCCTCAGTGCCGTCAGCAGCCACTACAGTGACGCCTGGCGTAACTTTGGCATCATGTGGGCTTACATCATCTTTAACATCTTCGCTGCCGTTTTCATTTACTGGCTTGCTCGCGTGCCCAAGGGCAAGAGAACCAAGGGTTCGACGTGA